The proteins below come from a single Mesobacillus jeotgali genomic window:
- a CDS encoding RNA polymerase sigma factor, with amino-acid sequence MNKEQELIVRIRGGDHEAFSILVKPLLSSAYKTAYIILRSKEHTEDALQIALEGAYVSIMKKKDITNFKAWFYRLVYSRSIDIYRKNNRLAYIDFDDNREAQLKITSESAQQIAIHKESKSEMIRHLMKLKREQSLPIFLYYYEDMSVKEISLILNENINTVKARMKRGKQSLAKILQESRQFVQEVKVNGI; translated from the coding sequence ATGAATAAGGAACAGGAATTAATCGTTAGGATCAGGGGAGGAGACCATGAGGCATTCAGTATCCTTGTTAAGCCATTGTTGTCTTCGGCTTATAAGACAGCGTATATAATCCTTCGATCAAAAGAGCATACTGAGGATGCATTGCAAATTGCCCTGGAGGGTGCTTATGTCAGCATTATGAAAAAGAAAGATATCACGAATTTTAAGGCGTGGTTTTATCGACTTGTTTATTCTCGATCTATAGATATATACCGAAAAAACAATCGCCTGGCTTACATAGATTTTGATGATAATAGAGAAGCTCAGCTGAAAATTACTTCTGAGTCAGCTCAGCAAATCGCCATACATAAAGAAAGCAAGAGTGAAATGATTCGCCACCTGATGAAGTTGAAAAGGGAGCAGAGCTTGCCGATATTCCTTTATTATTATGAAGACATGTCTGTAAAGGAGATTTCGCTAATCCTCAATGAAAATATCAATACGGTAAAAGCAAGGATGAAGCGGGGAAAACAAAGCCTGGCAAAAATCCTTCAGGAATCCAGGCAATTTGTACAGGAGGTGAAGGTAAATGGGATCTAA
- a CDS encoding RrF2 family transcriptional regulator: MNSDFTLAIHSLTLLALQPDRMSTSEAISESAGVHPVRIRKVLGLLKKHGFIKSKEGTGGGFIFALDLNEVNLWDIYKLTSEGALQPKCPDSNEKCVVGANMHKVLFAIFLGAEEHLGEYLKHYSIKEVVDLVKETNCCD; this comes from the coding sequence ATGAACAGCGATTTTACTCTTGCCATTCACAGTTTAACCTTACTTGCTCTGCAGCCGGACAGAATGTCGACAAGCGAAGCGATCTCGGAGAGTGCTGGAGTTCATCCTGTACGGATCCGCAAAGTGCTGGGCCTGTTAAAAAAACATGGATTTATCAAATCAAAAGAGGGAACCGGCGGCGGCTTCATTTTTGCACTGGATTTAAATGAAGTGAACCTCTGGGATATCTATAAATTGACCTCCGAAGGGGCACTGCAGCCTAAGTGTCCGGACTCTAACGAAAAATGCGTTGTCGGAGCAAATATGCACAAAGTGTTGTTTGCCATTTTCCTGGGTGCTGAAGAACATTTGGGAGAATATTTAAAGCACTATTCCATAAAGGAAGTAGTCGACCTGGTCAAAGAAACAAACTGTTGTGACTAA
- the spxA gene encoding transcriptional regulator SpxA gives MVTLYITSSCASCRKAKAWLQEHQIDFIERNIVSEPLTVDEIKSILRLTEDGTEDIISTNSKTYKQLDVDIDSLPLNQLYDLIIKNPQMLRRPIIQDHKRLQVGYNEEEIRSFLPRKLRTFSGFEWENIAN, from the coding sequence ATGGTAACTTTATATATCACATCAAGCTGTGCTTCCTGCCGGAAAGCAAAAGCGTGGCTGCAGGAACATCAGATTGATTTTATTGAGCGAAATATCGTATCTGAACCACTCACAGTCGATGAAATTAAATCTATTCTTCGCCTGACAGAGGATGGAACGGAAGACATTATCTCGACGAATTCAAAAACCTATAAGCAGCTGGATGTGGATATTGACTCTCTTCCGCTGAATCAGTTATATGATTTAATCATTAAAAACCCGCAAATGCTGCGCCGTCCGATTATCCAGGACCATAAACGCCTGCAGGTTGGGTATAATGAGGAAGAAATTCGCAGTTTCTTGCCGCGTAAGCTGCGTACATTCTCCGGCTTTGAGTGGGAAAACATCGCGAATTAG
- a CDS encoding peptidoglycan-binding domain-containing protein: MSSHQSKKSFNAIASANGYKVSGQASVPVTAVPSSTVLKKGMRGPEVKQLQQALTNKGYSTKGIDGVFGPATEAAVKSFQKAKKLKVDGVAGPATKKALGMK, translated from the coding sequence TTGTCATCACATCAATCCAAAAAATCCTTCAATGCGATCGCATCCGCTAATGGGTATAAGGTTTCCGGCCAGGCTTCCGTTCCAGTGACTGCTGTTCCATCAAGTACTGTCCTGAAAAAAGGGATGCGAGGTCCTGAAGTGAAGCAGCTGCAGCAGGCGTTGACAAACAAAGGCTACAGTACGAAAGGAATCGACGGTGTATTCGGTCCGGCAACAGAAGCAGCCGTAAAGAGTTTCCAAAAGGCGAAGAAGCTCAAGGTAGACGGTGTCGCTGGACCTGCCACCAAAAAGGCACTCGGAATGAAATAG
- a CDS encoding LysE family translocator, whose protein sequence is MFGISNFEVFLATAILLNLTPGTDTMYIVSRSISQGRTAGIFSAFGISTGIVVHTLLAAFGLSVILTQSAFLFQTIKIAGAIYLAYLGIQMLISKSNAREQKALPIQSNKKIFFQGMITNVTNPKVALFFLAFLPQFIHADGGAASPIPFIILGLTFTLTGGAWSLLTAYFSSMATSSLRKNAKAGTILNRLTGIVFIGMGISLLKTKAAS, encoded by the coding sequence ATGTTTGGGATAAGTAATTTCGAAGTATTTTTGGCAACAGCGATTCTGCTCAATTTAACACCTGGTACAGACACTATGTACATAGTGAGCAGAAGTATATCCCAAGGCAGGACAGCTGGGATTTTCTCAGCCTTTGGGATTTCTACCGGAATCGTTGTCCATACACTCCTTGCAGCTTTCGGATTATCCGTCATATTAACACAGTCAGCTTTTTTATTTCAAACCATTAAAATTGCCGGCGCTATTTATCTGGCATATCTGGGGATTCAGATGTTAATATCCAAAAGCAATGCACGTGAACAGAAAGCTTTGCCAATCCAAAGCAACAAAAAGATCTTTTTTCAAGGCATGATCACGAACGTGACGAATCCAAAGGTGGCTTTGTTTTTCTTGGCATTTCTTCCTCAATTTATTCACGCCGATGGGGGTGCTGCAAGCCCAATTCCATTCATCATTCTGGGATTGACGTTCACCTTGACCGGGGGAGCCTGGAGTTTGCTGACTGCCTATTTCTCCTCGATGGCAACATCAAGTCTCAGGAAAAATGCAAAAGCCGGAACGATCTTAAACCGTTTGACTGGCATTGTTTTTATCGGAATGGGCATAAGCTTGCTGAAGACAAAAGCTGCATCTTAA
- a CDS encoding MBL fold metallo-hydrolase: protein MNIQQIRNATLVVQYAGKKFLIDPFLAEKGAYPPFPNSLRQDRNNPLVGLPVSIDDMVNDIDAVIVTHLHLDHYDEAAKEVLPKELKMFVQNEEDASAVQNDGFKNVEVLQDDTVFEGIQLIKTKGEHGRGEILKLAGLVCGVVFKHDTEKILYVAGDTVWYEGVQEAIDTHKPEVIVVNAGDNQFLEGGSLVMGKDDVYEVHKAAPSAKIIASHMEAVNHWTLSREELKSFADEKGFSSSVLVPNDGDSYRF, encoded by the coding sequence ATGAATATACAACAAATTCGAAATGCAACATTGGTTGTACAATACGCTGGAAAGAAGTTTTTAATCGATCCATTTTTGGCTGAAAAAGGAGCATATCCTCCGTTTCCAAATTCATTAAGGCAAGATCGAAACAATCCTTTAGTAGGCCTGCCGGTGTCCATTGACGACATGGTCAATGATATAGATGCTGTCATTGTAACGCATTTACACCTCGACCACTATGATGAGGCTGCCAAAGAGGTGCTTCCGAAGGAACTAAAAATGTTCGTACAAAATGAGGAAGATGCCAGTGCAGTCCAAAATGACGGTTTTAAAAATGTAGAAGTTTTACAGGATGATACCGTTTTCGAAGGCATTCAGTTAATTAAAACAAAAGGCGAGCATGGCAGAGGAGAAATATTAAAACTTGCCGGCCTCGTGTGTGGTGTTGTATTTAAACACGATACCGAGAAAATCTTATATGTAGCAGGAGACACTGTCTGGTATGAAGGTGTACAAGAAGCAATCGATACTCACAAACCAGAAGTCATTGTCGTAAATGCAGGAGATAATCAATTCCTTGAAGGCGGCTCACTTGTCATGGGGAAAGACGACGTGTATGAAGTGCATAAAGCCGCTCCTTCTGCAAAAATCATCGCCAGCCATATGGAAGCCGTCAACCATTGGACACTATCAAGGGAAGAACTGAAAAGTTTTGCAGATGAAAAAGGATTCTCCTCAAGTGTTCTCGTCCCAAATGACGGAGATTCATACAGATTTTAA
- a CDS encoding IDEAL domain-containing protein produces MFSNNDTILRVGDWIKGKSRDGELFIGYIESLDILDDKVNATITSSDDESMVGKTIPMSTNGVKKLPNPKVKNKEQIQYLIDLALATGDEEWFLELSEKLNSMRELVKGV; encoded by the coding sequence ATGTTTTCCAATAATGACACGATTTTAAGAGTAGGCGATTGGATCAAGGGAAAATCCAGAGATGGAGAATTATTCATCGGATATATAGAGTCACTTGATATTTTGGATGATAAAGTAAATGCAACAATCACATCAAGTGATGATGAATCAATGGTAGGCAAAACGATTCCAATGTCCACTAACGGAGTGAAAAAACTGCCTAATCCGAAGGTGAAAAACAAAGAACAAATTCAATATCTAATTGATCTCGCGCTTGCCACTGGAGATGAAGAATGGTTCTTGGAGCTTTCCGAAAAGCTGAACTCGATGAGGGAACTTGTTAAAGGCGTATAA
- a CDS encoding DUF4030 domain-containing protein, protein MGSNKKDKVESLEQLEVPESIFQMIDEIPKKQISPEADEQVDEDWNRFQTNLRKQRNGIIRKRMAILSLSAAATLGLFISTAFVSPAVAQVASRIPYLNLIFEKKIEVKTLENEINQAIVEKNFTNIALHVNRKEKYIEAMVFNTEEYYHEMKTPIKDMISAILKSRNEEDYDIRVANDPEAAEQWSKIDVESDKKIAEIEKTVYEVLGKYNYDSPRHTSGISVNRVNLELPVTEPNIKNIPIEIKEKLKQRELGDIEVKVYTYDPGLEERGGKFMKIFDSIATGLKANPEYQIDSVGFSNNKKEHYYISIRLVLKSTDPDIEQVAETIEKTVQDFLQSEQALLSIQDEKYQVVISSSDKKKLKVISN, encoded by the coding sequence ATGGGATCTAATAAAAAGGACAAGGTCGAATCACTTGAGCAGCTGGAGGTTCCTGAAAGTATTTTTCAAATGATCGACGAGATACCAAAGAAACAAATCTCCCCAGAAGCAGATGAACAAGTTGATGAAGATTGGAATAGGTTTCAGACCAATTTAAGAAAACAAAGAAACGGCATCATCAGAAAAAGAATGGCTATACTTTCACTTTCGGCTGCAGCGACACTAGGGCTTTTCATCAGCACAGCCTTTGTTTCACCAGCTGTAGCGCAAGTGGCATCCCGGATACCTTACCTTAATCTTATTTTTGAAAAGAAAATCGAGGTAAAAACCCTTGAAAATGAAATAAATCAAGCAATCGTGGAAAAGAATTTTACAAATATTGCACTGCATGTTAATAGAAAAGAAAAATATATAGAAGCGATGGTTTTTAATACCGAGGAATATTATCACGAAATGAAAACACCAATTAAGGATATGATCAGCGCTATTCTTAAGTCGAGGAATGAAGAAGATTACGATATCAGGGTGGCAAACGATCCGGAAGCTGCTGAACAATGGAGCAAGATTGATGTAGAATCTGATAAAAAGATTGCTGAAATAGAGAAAACGGTATATGAAGTGCTGGGCAAATACAATTATGATTCTCCAAGACACACAAGCGGGATCAGCGTGAATCGAGTCAATCTCGAGCTTCCGGTAACCGAACCAAATATCAAGAATATCCCAATCGAAATAAAAGAAAAGCTGAAACAAAGAGAACTTGGCGATATCGAAGTAAAGGTATACACATATGACCCTGGGCTTGAAGAACGTGGCGGCAAGTTCATGAAGATATTTGATTCGATTGCCACAGGGTTAAAGGCAAATCCGGAATACCAAATCGATTCTGTAGGCTTCTCTAATAACAAAAAAGAGCATTATTACATTTCGATTCGGTTGGTTTTGAAGTCAACGGATCCTGATATTGAGCAAGTAGCTGAAACGATCGAAAAAACAGTCCAGGACTTTCTCCAATCTGAACAAGCTTTACTTTCCATCCAGGATGAAAAATACCAGGTTGTAATTTCAAGCAGCGATAAGAAAAAGCTGAAGGTCATTAGCAACTAA
- a CDS encoding glycosyltransferase has translation MKKLLLMGFILLFPLNMMAGSTPAYAKPQHKCITQSEVKFENGFRRLWVDHVLWTSNYITSATTAGAEDQKEVLERLLKNQEDIGNAIKPVYGEHAGKKLTDLLKEHIVIAGGIVEAAKSGDKAKLDQLNKEWYRNADDISAFLSSANPNLKNEEVKKLLYAHLKLVADDLAASLDKDWAARIVSIDDGMSHIIMMADAISEAVVKQFPEKFKK, from the coding sequence ATGAAAAAATTATTGTTGATGGGTTTTATTTTATTATTCCCGCTAAACATGATGGCAGGATCAACACCTGCCTATGCTAAACCACAACACAAATGTATCACCCAATCTGAGGTGAAATTCGAGAATGGTTTCCGGAGACTGTGGGTTGACCATGTTTTATGGACAAGCAACTATATTACAAGTGCCACAACAGCTGGTGCTGAGGACCAAAAAGAGGTGCTCGAGAGACTCCTGAAAAACCAGGAGGATATCGGAAATGCTATTAAACCGGTGTACGGCGAGCACGCTGGGAAAAAGCTTACAGATTTGCTTAAAGAGCATATTGTCATCGCTGGAGGTATTGTCGAAGCAGCCAAAAGTGGAGATAAAGCAAAGCTGGATCAGCTAAATAAAGAATGGTATCGAAATGCTGATGATATCTCGGCCTTCCTTAGCAGTGCCAACCCGAACTTAAAAAATGAAGAGGTTAAAAAGCTGCTATATGCGCATCTCAAATTGGTGGCAGATGACCTTGCTGCAAGCCTGGATAAAGACTGGGCAGCACGAATCGTTTCAATTGATGACGGAATGAGTCATATCATCATGATGGCCGATGCCATTTCTGAAGCTGTCGTCAAGCAGTTCCCTGAGAAGTTTAAGAAATAA
- a CDS encoding flavin-containing monooxygenase codes for MKPINKARIIIIGSGFAGIAAAVRLKQAGENDFIILERGEDVGGVWRDNRYPGCACDVESHLYSLSFAPNPNWSHKFSSQPEIYAYLQDCAKKFDLISHVRFRHEVKRMEWNEDTCEWYVATSQGDFNAQMVVGAFGALSNPAIPKLKGLDTFAGEAFHSSNWPKNFEPKGKRIAVIGTGASAIQFIPALQPEVDYMTVFQRTPAWVVGRPDQKISPTKQKLYSKFPLLQKATRLGIYIRRELLGIAFRNPKYMKIVAKAALSNMYRSIKDPVLREKLTPDYIIGCKRILQSNVYYPAMAAPNVNVVTSEVVEVTEDSIIAADGTEAKVDSIIFGTGFQITDIPFARYIFGKNGQRLADVWAGSPKAYLGTTVSGFPNLFIMQGPNTGLGHTSVIYMIEAQIKQMMGVLKHMQKNQLDIIEPSMDAQKGFVENTEKSMKGTVWTSGGCKSWYLDHTGRNSTLWPGSTYSFRRLASRVITGNYVGDQASAKMKYLLNNQSGSPDR; via the coding sequence ATGAAACCTATAAACAAAGCGAGAATCATCATTATCGGAAGCGGTTTTGCCGGGATTGCAGCGGCTGTCAGGCTAAAACAAGCCGGGGAAAATGACTTTATCATTCTTGAGCGGGGTGAAGACGTAGGAGGAGTATGGAGGGATAACCGTTATCCAGGCTGTGCGTGTGATGTGGAGTCCCATCTATATTCCTTATCCTTTGCGCCTAATCCAAATTGGAGCCACAAGTTCTCTTCACAACCCGAAATCTATGCGTACCTGCAGGATTGTGCCAAAAAGTTTGACCTGATAAGTCATGTGCGCTTCCGGCATGAGGTTAAGAGAATGGAATGGAACGAAGACACCTGTGAGTGGTATGTTGCCACAAGTCAGGGAGATTTTAATGCTCAAATGGTCGTTGGTGCATTTGGCGCACTTAGTAATCCCGCTATTCCAAAGCTAAAAGGTTTAGATACTTTTGCAGGGGAGGCTTTCCATTCCTCCAATTGGCCAAAGAACTTTGAACCAAAAGGAAAGCGGATCGCCGTCATCGGAACTGGCGCTTCGGCAATCCAGTTTATCCCGGCATTACAGCCTGAAGTGGACTACATGACAGTTTTTCAGAGGACCCCGGCCTGGGTAGTTGGTCGGCCTGATCAAAAAATATCCCCAACTAAGCAGAAGCTGTATAGCAAGTTTCCTTTATTGCAAAAAGCAACCAGGTTAGGGATTTATATCAGGCGCGAGTTACTTGGGATTGCTTTCCGGAATCCAAAGTATATGAAAATTGTAGCAAAAGCTGCCCTTAGCAATATGTACCGTTCCATCAAGGATCCTGTACTAAGGGAGAAGCTCACACCAGATTATATAATAGGTTGTAAAAGGATTCTTCAATCAAATGTTTACTATCCAGCAATGGCAGCACCCAACGTAAATGTTGTTACTTCAGAAGTCGTGGAGGTAACCGAGGATTCCATCATTGCAGCGGACGGTACGGAGGCAAAGGTGGATTCAATCATCTTTGGTACAGGTTTTCAAATAACAGATATCCCTTTCGCTAGATATATTTTTGGCAAGAATGGCCAGCGTTTAGCTGATGTCTGGGCCGGAAGTCCAAAAGCATATCTGGGGACAACTGTGTCAGGATTCCCTAATTTATTCATTATGCAAGGTCCTAATACTGGACTTGGCCATACCTCGGTAATTTATATGATAGAAGCACAAATTAAACAAATGATGGGGGTCTTGAAGCATATGCAGAAAAATCAGCTCGACATCATCGAACCGAGTATGGACGCCCAGAAGGGTTTTGTGGAAAATACAGAAAAATCGATGAAAGGAACTGTTTGGACAAGCGGGGGGTGTAAAAGCTGGTATCTGGACCATACGGGAAGGAACAGCACTCTGTGGCCAGGTTCTACCTATTCTTTTCGAAGATTAGCAAGCAGGGTGATTACGGGAAACTATGTCGGCGATCAAGCTTCTGCAAAAATGAAGTACCTATTAAATAATCAATCAGGCTCGCCAGATCGGTGA
- a CDS encoding MEDS domain-containing protein produces MHLKEVNELAGLTKGHGLYFFENQEQYDTRVVDFVISGLEHGEYSIIVENDRMRPLIIRKLVKSVDENSLEKVKFINNFDFYYAKGDFSVNSIPDFLPSLIDGYSEPDVVIRSWAHVEWRDEQEITRKLIVSEQESDTIVAEAKFLAVCAYDFERVSQELIDGLINCHDFIINGKE; encoded by the coding sequence ATGCATTTAAAGGAAGTTAATGAACTTGCAGGCCTTACCAAGGGACACGGATTATATTTCTTTGAGAACCAGGAACAGTATGATACTCGAGTGGTTGACTTCGTTATTTCGGGACTGGAACACGGAGAATATTCCATCATTGTAGAAAATGACCGAATGAGACCCTTGATTATCAGAAAACTCGTGAAGTCAGTGGATGAAAACAGTTTGGAAAAAGTAAAGTTCATCAATAACTTTGACTTTTATTATGCCAAGGGAGACTTTAGCGTTAATTCCATTCCTGATTTCCTTCCTAGCCTGATCGACGGTTATTCAGAGCCCGATGTAGTCATTCGCAGCTGGGCTCATGTAGAATGGCGGGATGAACAAGAAATCACCAGAAAATTAATCGTTTCTGAACAAGAATCTGATACCATTGTGGCCGAAGCAAAATTTCTAGCTGTTTGTGCCTACGATTTCGAAAGGGTTAGCCAAGAATTAATAGATGGCCTTATAAATTGCCATGATTTTATTATTAATGGTAAAGAATGA
- a CDS encoding alpha/beta hydrolase, whose amino-acid sequence MIESFPVALFGEDRKIRVYMPSGSAEKRYPVLYMHDGQNVFGNEEAIGGVGLELHEYLDKHEVGLIVVAIDQNSAERINEYCPWVNGDYTTKLLGKPSFEGGKGKEYVEFIVNELKPLIDSNYSTNPHETYMAGISLGALITTYAGCTYPHIFKRIAGFSSGFYRNQEEIEHLLKTADLSQLEKVYLDCGTKEGGEKLAGPFLETNKAIF is encoded by the coding sequence ATGATTGAAAGTTTCCCAGTGGCATTGTTTGGTGAGGATAGAAAAATTAGAGTGTATATGCCTTCTGGTTCTGCCGAGAAAAGATATCCTGTTCTATACATGCATGATGGCCAGAATGTGTTTGGCAACGAAGAGGCGATTGGCGGCGTGGGGCTGGAATTACACGAGTATCTGGATAAACATGAAGTGGGGCTAATTGTAGTGGCCATTGACCAGAATTCTGCTGAGAGAATAAATGAATATTGTCCCTGGGTGAATGGAGATTATACAACAAAGCTTCTGGGCAAGCCAAGTTTTGAAGGCGGAAAAGGTAAGGAGTATGTGGAGTTCATTGTCAACGAGTTAAAGCCTCTCATAGATTCAAATTATAGCACGAATCCGCATGAAACCTATATGGCCGGCATCTCTCTTGGTGCATTAATCACAACATATGCTGGATGTACATACCCTCATATTTTTAAAAGAATAGCAGGGTTTTCTTCCGGTTTTTACCGTAACCAGGAGGAGATCGAGCATTTGTTAAAAACAGCAGACCTATCTCAACTGGAAAAAGTATATCTTGATTGCGGCACGAAAGAGGGTGGCGAGAAACTCGCTGGGCCATTCCTGGAGACCAATAAAGCCATTTTTTAG
- a CDS encoding LysM peptidoglycan-binding domain-containing protein, with product MMKTKRFIQLGLSLLLIGSLLFFTNGSGYADNHAVTVKKGDTLYSLSKKYNLTVEELKDFNGLKNNTIYIGQKLLLPGLAESQSMYAVVGGSFSKKDNAAKQIAVLKKKGIEATVITKVINEKTLYRIQAGVFSEKANAEKQKALLIKNGIKDAYIDTNKNLNVHGVYIGSTYSQLLQKFGKPLKTEDQLNIRSLNYTGEGAGVRVNFKMKNGSVFGLQVYPEYLKLSSLPKDKSQVIKIYGYPNEVKSVSCYESATCEQFIYQFNKNELIIQFDRDGKTVQYFDLSRLDN from the coding sequence ATGATGAAGACAAAACGTTTCATACAGCTTGGGTTGAGTCTCTTATTGATCGGTTCCTTACTCTTTTTTACCAACGGGTCTGGCTATGCAGATAATCATGCTGTCACTGTTAAAAAAGGCGATACATTATACAGCCTTTCGAAAAAATACAACCTGACTGTCGAGGAGTTAAAGGATTTCAATGGTTTGAAGAATAATACTATTTATATTGGCCAAAAACTTCTCCTTCCCGGCTTGGCTGAATCACAATCTATGTATGCAGTAGTCGGGGGTTCTTTTTCCAAGAAAGACAATGCAGCGAAGCAAATCGCAGTTCTGAAGAAGAAAGGAATTGAAGCCACAGTCATCACAAAGGTCATTAACGAAAAAACCTTATACCGCATCCAGGCTGGAGTTTTTTCTGAAAAAGCAAATGCGGAAAAACAAAAGGCTTTATTGATCAAAAATGGCATTAAAGATGCTTACATCGATACGAATAAGAACCTTAATGTTCATGGTGTTTATATTGGTTCCACCTATAGCCAGCTTCTGCAGAAATTCGGGAAACCGTTAAAAACCGAGGATCAGCTGAATATCAGGTCGCTGAACTACACTGGAGAAGGTGCCGGAGTCCGCGTGAATTTTAAAATGAAGAATGGTTCGGTGTTCGGTCTGCAAGTCTATCCGGAATATTTAAAACTAAGTTCCCTTCCGAAAGACAAAAGTCAGGTTATCAAGATATATGGATACCCTAATGAAGTAAAGAGCGTCTCCTGCTACGAAAGCGCGACTTGCGAACAATTCATCTACCAATTTAACAAGAATGAATTAATCATCCAGTTCGACCGTGATGGAAAAACCGTCCAATATTTTGATTTAAGCAGATTAGATAATTAG
- a CDS encoding Lrp/AsnC family transcriptional regulator: MLDNTDSQIIDELTRNSRITMKELGEKVHLTGQAASARVAKLEDLGIIEGYTIKVNQMKMGYSVHAIIHIFTKTTNHQPYLSFLKKQETYVMNHYKVSGESCYLLECRFPSNEILDEFLTDLSNYVGYKLSIVINKQ, encoded by the coding sequence ATGTTGGATAACACTGATTCACAAATTATAGATGAGCTTACCAGGAACAGCAGGATTACCATGAAGGAACTAGGTGAAAAAGTCCATTTGACTGGCCAGGCTGCTTCAGCGAGGGTTGCCAAGTTAGAGGATCTCGGAATCATTGAAGGGTATACCATTAAAGTGAACCAAATGAAAATGGGGTATTCAGTTCATGCAATCATACATATTTTTACGAAAACTACAAATCACCAGCCATATCTTTCGTTCTTAAAAAAACAAGAAACTTACGTTATGAACCACTATAAAGTCAGTGGGGAAAGCTGTTACCTATTAGAATGCAGGTTTCCATCTAACGAGATTCTAGATGAATTTCTGACAGACTTGAGCAATTATGTGGGCTATAAGCTTTCGATTGTAATTAATAAACAGTAA
- a CDS encoding cysteine desulfurase-like protein, whose amino-acid sequence MFPIDQVRERFPALSRKDNGRQVIYFDGPGGTQMVDYAMESMYRYIRNGMANLHGTFNTSADTDAMLDKAREAVADLLGCQANEVAFGANMTTHAFAIARSLAGFIKKGDEIVVTELDHRANVDPWITLARDCGATIKFIELDSETFTLNVADLEEIITDKTKLVAAGMSSNVTGTVTDLKPIIDRAREVGALAVVDAVHGVPHLSINVKELGCDILLCSAYKFFGPHVGIAVVRESLFEKLPVYKLKPAPAEIPYKLETGTQNHEGIAGVMGAIQFIEELGHGETRRERLLSGMQAIDEYESKLAAEVESFLRSLPEVTLYRAASGRRTPTFAFTIEGHNSREVTAWLADKFNMCVADGDFYASTMAEVLDVYPTGGWVRIGLAPYNTMEEIQKFKEALGAFIQQHQQNAV is encoded by the coding sequence ATGTTTCCAATCGACCAGGTGAGAGAGAGGTTTCCTGCGTTAAGTCGAAAGGATAATGGTCGGCAGGTAATATACTTTGATGGGCCGGGCGGTACGCAAATGGTCGATTATGCAATGGAATCAATGTATCGGTACATAAGGAATGGCATGGCAAATCTTCATGGTACCTTCAACACAAGTGCTGACACGGATGCAATGCTGGACAAAGCACGCGAGGCTGTCGCTGATTTGCTTGGATGCCAGGCGAATGAAGTTGCGTTTGGAGCGAATATGACGACACATGCTTTTGCGATTGCACGGAGTCTGGCTGGTTTTATTAAAAAGGGTGACGAGATTGTGGTCACCGAGCTCGACCATAGGGCCAATGTGGATCCTTGGATTACCCTTGCGAGGGATTGCGGCGCGACGATTAAGTTTATTGAACTGGATTCTGAAACTTTCACTTTAAATGTAGCAGACTTAGAAGAGATCATCACTGATAAAACAAAGCTGGTGGCCGCAGGGATGTCATCGAATGTAACAGGGACTGTGACGGATTTAAAACCAATCATTGATCGTGCGAGAGAAGTTGGCGCCCTTGCAGTTGTCGATGCAGTCCATGGAGTGCCGCATTTATCAATTAATGTTAAGGAGTTAGGGTGTGATATCCTGCTATGTTCTGCATATAAATTCTTCGGTCCGCATGTCGGCATCGCCGTGGTAAGAGAGAGTTTATTTGAAAAGCTTCCAGTTTATAAGCTAAAGCCAGCGCCTGCGGAAATACCTTACAAGCTTGAAACTGGGACTCAGAATCATGAAGGCATTGCAGGGGTGATGGGAGCCATCCAGTTCATCGAAGAGCTGGGACATGGCGAGACGAGAAGAGAACGACTGCTGTCCGGAATGCAAGCAATCGATGAATATGAGAGTAAACTTGCAGCAGAAGTGGAAAGCTTTTTGCGCAGCCTCCCGGAAGTGACGCTGTATCGTGCAGCATCTGGACGAAGGACACCAACATTTGCTTTTACAATTGAAGGTCATAATTCCCGTGAGGTCACGGCTTGGCTAGCCGATAAATTCAATATGTGTGTCGCAGATGGGGACTTCTATGCCTCCACGATGGCTGAGGTGCTAGATGTCTATCCAACAGGAGGCTGGGTACGGATCGGGCTGGCGCCTTATAATACAATGGAAGAAATCCAGAAGTTTAAAGAAGCATTGGGAGCTTTCATCCAACAGCATCAGCAAAATGCTGTATAA